Genomic DNA from Trypanosoma brucei brucei TREU927 chromosome 9, whole genome shotgun sequence:
CACCGCGGACTACGGCAGAAGGGCCACAAGGCCTCCAAGCTCCGCCCGTCTCGCCGTGCAGCGTGGCGCCGCAACAACCGCATGGTGTTCCTCCGCAAGCGTTAAGGATGCATCATCAGCACGTGACTGGATGTATTCTGTCCATTTCGCTGTCCGCGTTCTACATTCATTTCTTACGGTTCTTTTCCTACGTTTCATTTGactaacaaaaaggaaaaaaagataagctTTCGCTCCTTTGTGTCCCCTCCTATGCGGCGTGCGAGGGTTTCCGTGCTTGCGGCTGTTGTATTTGAACTTCCTGCCTTGTCTTTAATGTCTcttgctttccttccctGTTCTCTTCCCCTCGCACTCCCTCATACAAAtacatttatttgtatgttgtATACATGTGCAACGTGCAAACGACTTCCATCGTGAAAGAAACCACAAGTTGAAATGGCAGCTACCAAGAGAGAGGCCCCCGTCCCGCGCACGGGTATTATTGCCGGCTTCAACAAGGGCTACAAAACAACCCGTCGCGCCCGCCGCCCGTCATCCAACGATCGCTACGCCCTCCCCCACAAAAAGTTGCGTGCCGTGAAGGCCATCATCAGCGACCTCGTCGGCTTCTCGCCCATGGAGAGGCGCGTACAGGAGTTGCTTCGAGTGGGAAAGGATAAGCGCGCACTAAAGTTCTGCAAGAAGCGCCTCGGCAGCATCAAAGCAGCGAAGAAGCGCCGCGcgaaggtggaggaggctCTCCGCCAGCAGACCAAAAAGAAGTAGTAAGCGTCACCgtggtttgttgtttttaacactttttgtggTTTCACTGTCTAGTTTTTATACGTTTCTGAATCTGTTTTGAAGGTGTTTACACTTCTTCCACACTGTCGCGTCTCAGTGATGGACGTTTGGTCAGTGAAACGCGGCAGGCGGAATGAGTCAACGTACCGTTTGTTCACCCTAGCAATACACAATTTGTGATCATcaacatttttcttcccttcgaTTCTTTTTGTCTCCCCTTGTCCGCAAGGGCCTACTAGTTTCTGTTAACATTTCACTAGTACTAGCTTATGCTCCAAGTATTTGCTTGTGATGGGGAATAATGCCCATTTGCGGCGTTCTAAGTTCCGCTGTCTACCCTTTTGTATGTGATAGCTGCACGCCACGGCTCTGCTGAGGGGTGGGGTTTCTCTCGTTTCCTGATAGCGACGTTTCACGCTCACGCATGTGCTCACTAGTGCTGATTGTGCGGTAAcagtttgtttctttttttcatatgaGTTTGTGTGCGTTTCAGCTCAGTAGACGAACGCAGCGATGCTGGCAGGTAAGATAGAACAACGGCATTGTAGGACAGTTACCATCGCGGATTCTGTAGATGCTTCGCATCACGTGAAACATAGGCATATTTTAGAGCGACTGCTCTCCACGGTTGGAAGAGAAACTACCTTTTGCGCTGcacccactttttttctttactgatGTTGGTTGTTTTCGTCAGAATATTTGTCTTTTAGCTTTATCTCAATGTCCCCGCGCACATTTGAAGAGGAAAGTGGTGTCCTTTTTACTCGCCGTGCGCTAACGGCGGTCCGTCACCTTTCAATGGCCCCTATTTGGGGAATGAGTCCCATTAGTACGTTATTGAAAAAAATTTGATTACCCCTTTACTTCCCTCCATCGCATCCACCACCTTACGGAGCATTCCATCGGCCagctttattattattttgtccgTTGTGGCATTCTGCTGCACTGTTATcgcctccctcttttcccaccTTGAATCTGTTTACTTAGACTGAGGGTTTACCAAGGGCGCTACAGGTAGCGCAACGAATGGAGTGCTCTGTGCACTCGCCATGCGGTCGGTATGTCGTAAGCTACAGGAATGCTGGCGACACGTTGCACATAAATGCTGTTCCCAAACCCGTGGCGGTGGAACCCGGAGCGGAAACTATCCACTACATTGCCGTCCTGGGCGAAAGTCACATTGCTGAAATATCAGCGGCGGCAGGAGTACGCAAGGACTTCACCGCGTTCTCCGATATGATTTATAACGCAATGATCGGTCGGTCGCCATGTGTGCGTTTTTTTATTGAGACATGCAGTGAAATGCGGACTCGCATCGCTACGGAAGTGGCACAACGACAGCACGCCTCAAAAGGGCCTGGTGTCGATGAGGAACAACCAGCAAACACCAGTATGGATGATAGCGGTAGTGGAAACAACAGTCTACTGTCCGAATCAGCTCGCAGTCAGCGGTTTTTCACTCTGGACTATGATGTGGACTTCACCCGTGCCATGTTCCCCGTTCCGCTCGTTGCAACGGAAGGTGGAGCCAACTCTAACAATGGAGAGCGGCAAACCGGACTTGTGAGAGCCGCTGgccagcaacagcaacagcacgGGGTCGCGGCAATACCAAACTGCGCTCCAGCGGCTGTTAAAAGCGATGACAACGAAGTGGCAAAGTGGCGGAcggagaatgagaaactgagGCGGGAGAACGACGCCCTCACACGGTTGTGCAAGGAGAAGATGCTTGAGATGCAGCGGCTGTGCGAAGATTTTCAGTTGCGCGTGGAGACTGTGAAGGAGGTGGAACggctaaagaaaaaactggtGGAATTGCGCACGCGGGCTACCCGTgcagaggaagagagagaTGAGGCACAGGCAGCTTTAGCTCGCATTCGACGTGAGCATCAGCGTCTGCAGCGCAGTAGGACACCGCAAGGCCGAATTGAGCACCAAAGCGAGAAATCCACTCGGCAGCGCTCTCGGTTTGACACCCCTCCTGTTGTGCGTGGCCGCCCCACCTCACGCGGTGGCGCGCGGGATTCGCCGCTGCTGAGGAGACTAAGCAGTGGACGCAAACAGACGCACTGCATGCCACGCAACCGGTCAGCGAGTAGTGAAGGCCTAACAGTAACGAAGCGACGCCTTTGGAATGGAAGTGGCAGCAGTGGACCGCCGTCGCGTTCGAGTTCGTGTGGCAGCTGCGAGCGACTGTATCGCAGTCCCACCGCGAGCAGTAGCCAACGTGAGCGCTGCACAGCAAAATATTTTGCGTCCCGTGCGGTGTTCTTCTGAGTGGAAGAAAGGCGAATTCAGCGAAGGATAGAAAAGTATAAGCGTACGTGTATACGATAGAACCTGCgtgtgaaaaaagaaagtacgtTAGACGACAGTGCttaaggggggaggggaggaaggaaCCAAAACATAGATACATAGAAACACAATATTGCCTTCGATTGTAAGATGACTGCCACATGAATACGCATACTTCGATGCATTGGCGTCTCCTCACCACAAGTAACTTCCCAAATGCATCCCTCCTGCGCTGCaggcacatatatataatatatatgcttCGCTATACTCTTCCTCCCTACGATGCACTTTGTCTTGTcaccattgtttttttttgtgtgtgtgtgctacGACTGCCGTGTTGATTTCTTCCCCTCTAATCTTTTTAGGCGTCACCGCAACTATTAGTGACTAGCTCGTCGGGCGATGCTTGCTGCTACCCGAAGTTTGGGCGGGCTCTACAAGGTGCCTGGACGCAAATCCCTCGGTGAGATTTGCAAGCTCAGCCTGCTTGAGGCAACGCCAGAACCTCAGTTAGCCACAATATGGAATGAACACCACAAGCAGTTCGTCCAATACTGGGGCCGAACCATCTCGGCTGATGCGTACTACGCTCTGCAGCCGCGTCTTAAGCAGTCACCGTACTTTGTCATTCCGGTGTTCCGAACGAAGGGACTATTTAACGTGGTGACAAACTGGGACCGCGATCTTGTTGGTGTCGCGCCACTTGCGGAGTGGCAAGAGAAGCAAGACAGCGCGCAGGTACACATGACAATTCAGTTCTTTACGGAACTGGCACGCACAAAACGGATGGTGATGGTGCGGTGTGAGATTAAAGACAAGGTGTTTGTCCGCCAGGACTGCGTGTTTGTAACGCAGATGCTGCTGAAGTATTACTCCGATCCTCAACTATACGAGATGTGGGTGGAGGTGTTTAATAAGCGTCCAACCCAGTTTGATTATCACATGTACCTGCGGAACATGAAAGATGAAGCGAAGCGGGATGATATACGCATCGAGGACAAGAAGGCGCAGGTGAGGATGGACGCCTACGGGCCGGTGATTGACACGCCGCCGGATGCCATCGCGCAGCAGATATTAAAAAGTGTTGATTCTGGCGCGCCACCACCAGGAGAGAGTCTTAACGGCTGCAATGGATATAGGAAAGAGTAGTGTTGCTGTCGAATATGACAGTTACAAAGCCCATTGGATCGTTCCTTAAGGGATATTTGTGTGTCTGCTTTTGTGCCTGTGAGTGTAATTTACTGTGAAGAGTTTGTGAGGGCCCACCGCCTTCCTTGTGGCCGTTATCGTTACTATCATCGCTACCATCGCTGTTGTCGCTTCTACTCTTCCCTTTGTGTTGTTGAcaccctcccctcccctgcCGTTCCTCTTGCATGTCCCGTCTGTTACTACTATTCGTTATTTCAATACATTTAGGTTTTTATAaatttgtttgttctctCTCTGTATAAGGGCGTGTGAAGTCCACACAGAAATGGGTGCGACGGTGATGATGAAAGTGGATGAACTGGGGACGATGGATGTAACACTGAAGTAACTGGTGACATGTCTACCGCAACATATGATCGAGCgaggatgtgtgtgtgtgtttctcgTTGCACCATTTTCGTTGTGTGTTGCAGCCAAGATGAGGACTGTTGAGCCGGTTTCCCGTAACGCTTGTGGGGTATATGATAAAGAGGGCCATACATGATGAGCTGAAACAGTCTGTGGGAAGGATGGAAAGGTGGTTCA
This window encodes:
- a CDS encoding ribosomal protein L36, putative, which gives rise to MAATKREAPVPRTGIIAGFNKGYKTTRRARRPSSNDRYALPHKKLRAVKAIISDLVGFSPMERRVQELLRVGKDKRALKFCKKRLGSIKAAKKRRAKVEEALRQQTKKK